In Bacteroidales bacterium, a single window of DNA contains:
- a CDS encoding 4Fe-4S binding protein: MLRKIRIIAAIICFALITLLFLDFTGTLHAWFGWLAKIQLVPAILAVNIGIIIFLLLFTLLFGRVYCSVLCPMGVFQDIVSRVTNRKKYRFKYLRSINWLRYGVLALFCIALIAGVSVIVSILEPYSAYGRIASNLFAPIYLGINNLLAFIAKRINSYAFYSTDVWIKSISTFIVAILTFVIIAVLAWKNGRIYCNTICPVGTFLGLISRFSLFKPRFSESTCNNCGLCERTCKASCINSKDRKIDYSRCVSCMNCIDSCNKKSLKYSLRLKTEKVSSTAAKETDSSRRNFLFWTAAFAATSAIKAQSTKVDGGLAIIEDKKVPNRLTQVCPPGASSIKNLSQHCTACQLCVSVCPNQILHPSNDLSRFMQPEMRFERGFCRPECTKCSEVCPSGAIKQIDVFEKSSTQIGHAVFIKENCVVLRDNSSCGNCARHCPAGAIFMVTINEEGYSYELPVVDTEICIGCGACEYHCPARPFSAIYVEGHERHRII; the protein is encoded by the coding sequence ATGTTAAGAAAGATAAGAATAATCGCGGCAATCATTTGCTTTGCACTGATAACATTATTATTTCTGGATTTTACTGGTACCCTGCATGCTTGGTTCGGTTGGCTTGCAAAAATCCAACTTGTTCCTGCTATCTTGGCGGTAAACATTGGAATTATAATCTTTTTGTTGTTATTTACTTTGCTTTTCGGTAGAGTTTATTGCTCGGTACTTTGCCCAATGGGCGTATTTCAAGATATTGTTTCTCGCGTCACAAATCGTAAAAAATATCGTTTCAAATATTTGCGCTCTATTAATTGGTTACGTTACGGGGTTCTCGCTTTATTTTGTATCGCCTTGATAGCAGGAGTAAGTGTAATCGTTTCGATTCTTGAACCATACAGCGCTTACGGACGCATTGCTTCAAATCTTTTTGCGCCGATTTACCTGGGAATAAACAATTTACTTGCATTTATTGCAAAAAGAATTAATAGTTATGCATTTTATTCAACAGATGTTTGGATAAAAAGTATTTCAACATTTATTGTTGCAATACTCACTTTTGTAATAATTGCTGTTTTAGCATGGAAAAACGGTAGGATTTATTGTAATACGATTTGCCCTGTAGGAACTTTCTTAGGATTGATCTCAAGATTTTCATTGTTCAAACCTCGTTTTAGTGAGTCGACCTGCAATAATTGCGGATTATGTGAAAGGACATGCAAAGCATCTTGTATAAATTCAAAAGACAGAAAAATAGATTATAGCAGGTGCGTTTCCTGTATGAATTGCATTGATAGCTGCAATAAAAAGTCATTAAAATATTCATTAAGGTTAAAAACCGAAAAAGTTTCTTCTACAGCAGCTAAAGAAACAGATAGCTCTCGTCGTAATTTTCTTTTCTGGACTGCGGCTTTTGCGGCAACATCGGCAATAAAAGCCCAAAGTACGAAGGTTGACGGCGGTTTGGCCATTATCGAAGATAAGAAAGTTCCTAACAGACTTACACAAGTTTGTCCGCCGGGAGCATCAAGTATAAAAAATTTATCCCAACATTGCACTGCTTGTCAATTGTGTGTTTCGGTTTGTCCGAATCAGATTTTACATCCTTCAAATGATTTGTCGAGATTTATGCAGCCTGAGATGAGATTCGAAAGAGGATTCTGCCGTCCGGAGTGTACGAAATGTTCGGAAGTTTGTCCTTCAGGAGCAATAAAACAAATTGATGTTTTTGAGAAATCTTCAACACAGATCGGGCATGCGGTATTTATCAAAGAAAATTGTGTTGTCCTGAGAGATAATTCGAGTTGTGGAAATTGTGCCCGACATTGTCCTGCAGGCGCAATATTTATGGTTACAATTAATGAAGAAGGCTATTCTTATGAATTGCCCGTTGTTGATACGGAAATTTGTATCGGTTGCGGTGCCTGCGAATATCATTGTCCGGCGCGCCCATTCAGTGCTATTTATGTTGAAGGCCATGAAAGACACAGAATAATATAA